The Aeromicrobium phoceense genome includes the window TTCATGCGATCTTCTTCCTGGTCGAGAGGGTGCCGCCGGCGATGCCGAGGGCGAGTGCCACGCCGGCACCCAGCAGCCACCAGTCGGCCGCGGAGAGCAGTGCGTCCCCCGCGGGGACGACGCCCGCGCTCACGGGTGGCAGGACGGGGGAGTCGTCGGTGGAGGGAGGCGTCGACGCCACGGCTCCGACCACGAGCCGGTCCCAGCCGGCCAGGCTGCCGTCGGCCCGGACGAGGGCGATCGTGAGGTCCCCGTCTCCGAAGGCCGACAGGTCGAGGCGGATCCGTCGCTCGGCGTCGAGCTGGAGCCAGCCGGCGCCGACGGGGGCCGAGCCGTCGAGGTACACGAAAGGGTGCACCCAGTCGCCCGGGTTGCCGGTGGCCACGGTCACCGTGGCGATGCCGTCCTCGATCTCGGCCTCGACGCCACCTCGCACGAGCGTGGTGAGGTCGGCGGCGCGCTCGGCCGGGGGAGCCGGCGCGAGAACCGGCGGTCCGGTGACCGCGGTCGCGGGCGGCGTAGTCGTGCGGCTGGCCGCCTTCGTCGTGGGCTTCGTCCACACGCGGGCGACGTCGGCCGGCTCCTCCGGCTCGGGCGTCCGCGGCGCGAGGGAGGCCGTGGTGCCCCACCACGTCCAGCCGAGCAGGTCGCCGAAGGCGTCCCGGTCACCGGACTGGGCGACGAGCTTGACCCGGGCGTCCGGCAGGACCGCGGCGGGCACGCTGAGGCGCCCCCGGGCGTCGGTGCGGAACCACGTGCCGCCCCACGGGTACTCGGGCGAGCCGTCGTCGCGGTAGGTGCTGAGGGCGACGAACGAGCCGGCCGACGCGCCCGGCACCGCGACCTCGAGGCGTCCGCCCGAGCGCACCGCGGTGAGGCCGCGGCGCGTGGACGAGGTGAGGTCCTCCGTGTACTCCACGGGGTCGGGCAGGGCGGTCGGGCGGTAGGCGCCGATCACGAAGGCGTCGGTCTGCAGCGTGCGCACGGTGTCGCCGGACTTCAGCGATCCGCTGAGCAGCCGCAGCGAGTGGGCGCCCTGCCCGAAGGCGGGGGTCGAGCCGAGGTCGCCGGACGTCGTGCCGTCGGGCAGCCGGAACCGCGCATCGAGCTCGCCCGTGGCCGGATCGGCCTCGGCGACGGCCCAGATCGTGCGGTTCTGGTGGACCGACGTGTCCGTGCGGCTGTAGGCGCCCTCGTCGATCTTGATGCCGACGGCCGAGCCGCCGCGTCCCGCGGCGGGGTGGCACCAGCCCGAGCCGGTGAGGTGGAGCGTGCCGCCGAGACCGTCGGTCTCGACCGTGGCGCGCGCGGTGGTCACCGGCGAGGTGGGGACGCACGTCACTGACTCGCCGGGGCCGCCTCCGCCCTCGTGCGGCACACCGCCGACCACGAGCAGGCCGGAGGTGGCCGTCCGCTGCACGTCGGCGGCGTCGAACCGCCCGCTGAGCACGGTGGCCGAGAGGTACTGGCCGGCGACGGGCCGGGGGGGGGCGTCGAGGGTGGTCGAGAACGTTCCGTCGGCCTGCGCCGTGACGAGCGCCCAGATCGGGTCGTCGCCCGCCGCGGACGGGTGGTCGACGATGGCGTCACCCGAGCGGGTGTACTGCGCGGTCGCGCTGCGGTTGAGCTTGACGGCCACGGTCGAGCCGCGGCCGTCGCGCGTCGACCACCCCGAGCCGGCGAGGCGGATGCTGCGCCCGTCGCCCGCGTCGATCCGGTTCTCGACCCATGCCGTGGCCGAGCCGGCGGTGAGGGTCTCGTGGGACCAGGAGGGCGCACCGGCTCGGTGGGGGGGGCGTCGTGGGGGACGTGGGCGTCGGCTCGGGCTCGGCGGGCTCCTCCTCGACGTCCACATGCACGAGCTCCGAGCGGTTCGCGTCGCCGGCCAGCATCGAGCCGGAGAGGACGCGCACGCTGTGGCGACCCGCCTCCCACGTGCCGGTGCCGTTCTCGGTCGTGGGGAACGGCAGGTCGACCTCCCAGTCGCCGTCAGCGTCGGCGCGCACCGCGGCCCACACCGTCTTGTTGCCGATGACGGCGTCGGTCACGGGATGGCGGACCTCGCGGCTGGTGCTGATGGCGCCCTCGTCGAGCTTGAACGCGAGCACCGAGCCGGCGGTGCCGTCGGTCGTGGTCCAGCCCGTGCCGGACAGGGTGATGGTGTCGCCGGGGCGGATGGTGCCGGGGCCCTCGACCGACGGGATCGCGGCGTGCGACGGAGCGGCGACGACGAGCCAGGGCAGGGCCAGCAGCGCCGACAGGAGGAGGCGGACGATCACGGCAGCAGCTCGCTCTCGACGTCGTCGACGATCCGGTTCATCAGCCGAGGTCCTCCGGTGGACGTCCAGGCCGATCCGTCGACCGCGATCACGTGGTCCTCGCGCTGGGCCTCGAGGCGGTCGAAGCCGGGCGTCGCCGCGGCCTCGGCCAGCGCGGCACGGGAGCCGGCCGCGTCGGCGCTGCCCCCGGCCTCGGGGTTGTCCACGCTCGCTCCGCCGAGGGTGCCGAAGAACAGGTAGTCGGCGTCGATCTGGTCGAGGTTCTCCAGCGACACCGGCTCGGAGTGCCCCCGGCCCTCCCGGTCCTGCGCGGGCGGTCGGCGCAGGCCCAGGTCGCTCAGGGCTCGGCCGGCTGGCAGCTCCTTGAGGATCAGCGAGGGGGCGCCGCCCTGCCAGCGAACGATCGAGAACGTGGCGTCGGCATGGTCCTGCGCGAGCCTGGACTTCAGGTCGGCGACGCGGGTGTCGTACGCGGCGATCACGTCGGCGCCCTCGTCGGCCTGGCCCAGGGCGTCCGCGGTGATCTCGAAGTTCGTGCGCCAGTCGCCGCCCGCGTAGCCGGTGTACACCGTGGGGGCGATCCGCCGCAGCGCCTCGAGGGCGTCGGCGTTGTTGTTGATGCTCGTCCCGTCGACGAGGATCAGGTCGGGGTCGGCCTTGCCGATCGCCTCGTAGTTCGGCTGGGCGATGCCGCCGAGGACGGGCACGTCGGCGAGCTCGTCGGCCAGGTACGCCGGGACCGTGCCCTGGCCGCGCCCGGTGACGGCGCCCACCGGGGTGACGCCGAGGGTGACGAGGGCGTCGAGGGTCGGTTCGCTGAGGGCGACGACCCGCTCGGGCTTCTCGGGCACCTCGACGGGCTCGCCGTCGATGTCGGTCACGGTGCGGACGGGGCCGGCGGTGGCGGTGTCGTCCCCGGCCGAGCACGCGGCGAGCGCGAGCACGGAGGCGGCCAGGAGCGCGAGCAGGCGCTGGGTCATCACGAAGCTCCTCGATGTAGGTCAGGCTCACCTTAATCTGACCAAGTGACGGACCCGGCGACGGGTGGGGGTCCGTGTGCGGTAGCGTCCTGCGTCAGATGAAGGCAAGCCTAACCTGATTGCCAGCCCCGAAGGAGCACCAGTGAGCATCACAGCCATGTCGCGAGCATCACGCCGCGGCGGCCTGCGCACGATCGTCGCCGGACTCGTGACCGCCTGCGCGGTCGCCGGTCTGTCGGCCCCCGCGCACGCCGCAGAACCCCGTCCCGACACCGGCGACGGGGCCGTCACGATCACGTCCCCGCTGACCACCAAGCCCGGCGCGGAGGTCGCGTTCGAGGGGAGCGGCTTCACCGCCGGCACC containing:
- a CDS encoding ABC transporter substrate-binding protein: MTQRLLALLAASVLALAACSAGDDTATAGPVRTVTDIDGEPVEVPEKPERVVALSEPTLDALVTLGVTPVGAVTGRGQGTVPAYLADELADVPVLGGIAQPNYEAIGKADPDLILVDGTSINNNADALEALRRIAPTVYTGYAGGDWRTNFEITADALGQADEGADVIAAYDTRVADLKSRLAQDHADATFSIVRWQGGAPSLILKELPAGRALSDLGLRRPPAQDREGRGHSEPVSLENLDQIDADYLFFGTLGGASVDNPEAGGSADAAGSRAALAEAAATPGFDRLEAQREDHVIAVDGSAWTSTGGPRLMNRIVDDVESELLP